The DNA sequence TCTCTTGGCAAATTGATCATCAGGAATTCATTCTCCCGTGACTTATGATCTCCCACCCGATGTATGTGGAGTGTTCTATAGTGCCTAGCCTACGCGGTTTTCCTTTCGGCCACTTGACCTAGTAAAAACTAACCAAACATGTGCTACCATGCGCTCACTTAAACGGCAGTAGTATCTTTAGACCATGATCTCTTTGCTATGCGGACTATCATACTACTTGTCAAGGACACCGGTAAGCGCTGGAACGCATAGTGATGCTTCTTTGCGCTAACCCTGTAATCCAAAAGTCTTTGAGATGATATTAGGTACCTCAATTGATATGTCCAGCCACTATCCTTCTTCACTCCCGATACCCACGGATGGTTGAAGGAGCCCTTCTATGATTGCAGCGAAGCCCTTGCTCAGTTCTGTACCCATGGTGTCACTCACAGCCGATTAGGCGACAGGTAGAGCATCGCATCTGGACCTGTCCATTGGAGCTAAGCTAAAGGGGCCCGGAGAGATGTTTGCGATCACCCGAAGGATTTGGTAGAATCAAGGTAAATTGGATGGAGGATCGGGGGGGATACCTTGATTGCAAGAATTAGGCAGTGGATAGCTTTTGCCATAGGACTGGTTGCTGCAGGAGCAGGTGCATGGCTGCGGGTATTTGCCAAAGATATTGCCGCGCCCAAGCTAAAAAGTTACTCTTGGTCAGGTCCTTGGAAAGACACTGTGTGGGGGTTCAAAGAGCAGGCCTATCTCGAGTTAGGACGAATCTTTTTGTTTTTTGGCCTCATTGTCATGCTCGTTGCTTTGATCAATTTTCTGTGGAGCAACGAAGCGCATCACAAAACAGCTCTTGAAGATGTTTGAGACAATACCACATAACGAAATATCGATAGCCTACGTGATAGCGTCAGAGAGTCCTCTTAACATCGAAGACTTTCAGTTAACCATTAAGGTGCCCGGGAAGGAGGAGTCTCCCGAGGGGAAGACGCTTCAACCAATCAGAGTAGGCGAGGCGGGTGTTGCAAAAGTTGGTGAAGCTGAATTGGGTTATGAAGGTTTCTGGGGAGCAAAGGAATATATCTTCTCCCTCGATGAGCTTCCAAGAAACGGGCAGCGACTACGAGGTCACTTTAATCGCTAGCCATCGCAGTGGTGAAGTGATCGAGATCGCTGTTGATCTTTCAGTAATACGATGATTGTCTTAGACTCTAGTATACATAGTTTGAAGCAAACCCCTGGGGTGTGATACAAAACCGGAAGTTCATAACAGATACCATGAGGCATGGAGTGCTATCTGTTTTTAGTTGACCGTCTATGGAGAAAATCGTTCAATGGTTCCCTGTCCAGATCTGTTTGAGGCAAAGATTTCTCCTCGGTCTTGTGAAGCCATAGCGAAAAGACCTCCAATAGAGGTTTGCTGCGAAGGAGTAGTTCCTTATAAGGATTTCATATAGGCTAATCAGGGACTTCCTGGCACACCAGCAATTCTGGATTTGGGCGTGTTAACTCACATAACAATTTTGCCGAACAGGGACAGATCGCCACATAAGGATCTGACCCAAGCACTTCGGTGAAGCCGCTCCCGGGTCAGACATTGGGAGCGGCTTTGTCGTATACTCCGGGTGGCCCCTGAGCAATAAGATCCTCAAGTTTCTTGTGTAGTGCAAAGGGCTAAGCGACTCACGTTGTTCTTCCAGTAATATCCTAGCTATGTTCGCGATGTGTTTCTAGGTACTAAAGTAGATTAGCCAGAGTTCTGTATGCGCCACTGGGCAACCCCGGGATAGAGAGGACATTTTGAACATCTTGGATAACCTCATTGTGTTGACCATGGCGCAAACGGTACCTAGCACTCCTAAACCATTCCTTAGCTTCGTTAGTACGTCCATCTAGCCATATTCGGGCAGCTACATTCGCTGGGTGCATCGGCTGCACAACAAGGCTTTGAGCAAGGTTGACGCGATTCGCCGCGCCGAGCCGTAAAAACAGCCTCGCGGTTTTTTTATGCGCGAGGCCGCTTTTCATCTTGTAACAGGCTCAAATACTGCGAAAGTCTCTCTTTTACATACTTTCCGACCATATTCACCATCTGGGACGCGTCGTTGTCCCGATAATAGCTGTCAAAGCAAGAATAGTATTTTCGCCTGTCGGCAAACTTTACGTCGATGGGCGGGTAGCCCGCTTGCATCAGCATCAGGTTCAATATCAGCCGCCCGGTGCGCCCGTTGCCGTCGATGAAGGGATGGATTCCCTCAAAGCGCAAGTGAAACAGCGCCGCCGTTTCTATTGTATGTCGGTTGTCGCGGGACAAATCCGAAACTAGCCGTTCCATCTGAACCGAGACAAGGTAAGGCTCCGGAGGTTCGTGGTGCGCGCCCATAATGTTAACCGGAATTCTTCGATATACGCCCTTGTCCTTTGCCCTGTTTATCAGGACGAGGGAATGGATTTCGCGGATAATCCTCTCCGTGATCGGGATCTTATCGCTGACGAGCGAAACCACATAAAGGAACGCGTCACGATGTCCCACCGCCTCCAGATGGTCCTTGAGCGGTTTTTTATCAATCGTCACGCCTTCCAGAACGAGCGCGGTTTCCTGAAGCGTGAGCGTGTTGCCCTCGATGGCATTTGAGTTATAGGTGAAGTCCACGAGAAATTCGTCCTGCAAGCGTTTCAACTCCCCGCTTGTTAATGGACGACGACGGTCAAGCTCCGCCTTCATCCCGTCGACCGACGCGAAGAGCGCGGCGTACTGTTCCGGAATCTCCTTGCCTCGCAGGCGGCGCCCGTCGACGGGCTTTAATGTGTCCGCCGGGATGAGATAGGAACGTCCCTTCTGAATGACGCCCTCTATCCGTCCCTGTGCGCAAAGCACCCGAACGCGGCGGTCGGATATGCCCCATCGCTCAGACGCCTGTTTTACCGTAATGTATTGCATCGCTTCACCTCCACGGCCTTTTCCAATAGTATATCACGGTATCGGAATAATACCAATGGTATATTGGTTTTTAGAGACCTATTGTTCCGATAGACGTTACTATTTAGAGGTGGATAGAGTAAGGCCTTGAGCCAGGGTGTCAAACAAGAATATAGAAGGGGCCAAGAGGAATTAGCCCGGGGTAATTCGCCAGGAACACGCTAGACTGCTTGAAATATATCCGTTAGTCAAAGGAAAAGAACATTACCGTTTGATGGTAGGTACGTACTTGGTGCCTGCCAATCGCTAGACCATGCGGAAGGAAGTTCTCGCCAAAAAAGCTTTCTAAGCATTCGCCCGATGTGTCATCGTACTAGACCCAGGATCCGCACCCATGTACTTATCTGCTTCCTTGCCTATTGCTTGGTCAAGCAATGTGAGATCTCGTTTCGCAGTAACGGTGAAACTCGGTAAGTAGAAACAATACTGAGAAGTTGGGACCAACTCTGCCTTAGTTAGGCGTAGCCTTTATGTGACGGGCTTTTCTTGGCAAGCCCGTTTATCATTACAGGGGGAACGTCCGCTATCATAGACAATAATGGACTAAATAGCGAAGAGCCAAAAAACTAGGCGATTTGCACCCTTATTCAGCGGAATAAGGGTTTCAATCGACACCCTAGTCTCGGCTGAGTCTTCCCTGTCGTTCCTCGTACGCAGGAGGCTCTTAACCTAGTATAGACGGCAGGTAAAGGCATTATGTGGGATACACAAGCCCTTTTTGTTGTCGAACTGCTGATATTCGGAATGGGTGCAGTCCCTTTTCTGCGCGGAATCAACAATGCTTCTCGACGACTAGAGGCCAGAATATGGTCTGTCACGGTCTGCCCATCAGTGTTCCTCGGCCCCCCGATTATGAAGCGCAGGCAGCCTGAATCTTGATTGCATACTCTACTATGTATGTAGTAAGCAAGACGAAGGGGACAGGGCAAAACAGGGAATGAAGGTAGATCGATTCTATCAACTAATCTGTGCCATCTTGACGCACACCGGACGGGGTACTTCGAGGAACTGGCCGTTTGTCCTAAGTCTCCCTGTCCTTTGGTCTATGGCAAAGACTATGATGGTATCACTATCCTGATTAGCCACCAAAAGCCAGCGACCGGTTGGATCAATCACAAAATTCCTGGGCGTCTTGCCCAAGGTTGTTTGGTGGTCCACATAGGCAAGTTTTCCCGTGTCCTGGTCGATCTGGTAGATCACTAGACTATCATGACCTCGATTGGACCCATATAGGATTCTGCCTGAGGGGTGCACATGTATGTCCGCGCCGGTATTTTCGGCATGTCCTGTTGGTACGGTTGAAACCGTCTGCACAGGTATTAGCTCATCCCAAGCGGTGCCGGGCCGAAAGACCGTTATTGTGGCATCGAGTTCATTAATCACGTAGGCAAACAGGCCCTGCGGATGGAATGTGATATGCCGCGGTCCTGCTTGGGGCTGTACTTCAGCGAAGCCCGCCCGATGGAGTCCTGCTTCCTTGTTGTAAATGAAGATCCTATCTGTCCCAAGGTCGGGCACTAACAAATATGTGTTGGTGGGATCCGTTACGATTGAATGGGGGTGGGGACCCTCCTGCCTGTGCGGATGAACACTGGATCCTTCATGTCTGATGATGGTAAGTGCCTGTCCTATGCTTCCATCTCCAAGGATGGGGAACATGATTACACTACCGCCTGTATAGTTAGCCACAAACAAGTATTCCCCTGTGCCATCAATACTCACGTAACAGGGAGCTGCTCCCTGGGTGCACTCCTTGTTCAAAAGCGTAAGCAATCCGGTGCGCGGATCAATAGAGTAGGATGAGACCGCGGCCTCAGACTCTGGGAGCTCATTGACCGCATAAAGGTAACCCCTCCCAGGATGAATTGCAAGATAGGAGGGGTTCATACTGCCGGAGGCGGTTCCTAATGAACGTAGGGTGCCCTTTAGGAGATCAAACTGGCAGATATAAATCAGCGAGGTATACGTTCCAACATAGACGTAGTAGGGTTGGGGACTGGTCATGCTTCCGCCTCCTTTTCCTCAGGAAAGCTTACCACTAGAGCTACGGAAAGAAAAAGGAGGCCCCAGGGCCTTCCTTTATCTTTCTTGTTTAAAGCTATTACTCCGCTTTAATTGTGATAACCTGTCTCCCCTTGTATGTTCCACAGTTTGGACAAGCCCGATGCGGCAATCGCGGCTCATGGCATTGGGGACACTCCACTAGGTTTGGAGTTTTGGTCCGAACGGAATTTCTTCTTGTACGCACCCTAGCTTTTGAATGTCTTCTTTTTGGTAGTGCCATATTATACCCCTTCCGGGTTTCCCACCTTTCTTTACTCTTCCTCTTTCATCTTCTCCAGCAATTCGCCCAGTACAGCGAATCGGGGATTGAAATCATCGATCTTGCACTGGCAATCACCCTGATTCAAGTCCTGGCCGCATACCCGGCAAATACCCCGACACTCGGGGGAACAGACCGTTTTGATCGGCATAGCCAAAACCAGGTATTCCCTAACCATTTCGCCAAGATCAATGGTATTTCCTGTAAAGACATAGCCATCATCATCTTCGGGCTGCACATCCTCTGTCTCTTCATCGGTGACTAATCCCACCGGCCGCCGATGAAACTCCTCAAGGACTTTTGAGTTAATCGGTAATACAAAATCCCGAAGACACCGATGACAGTTTACAGGAACACTTGCGGATACCCTCCCGGAAAACACAATGCTTTTGCCCGCATTCGTAAGAGTCCCAAGAAGGTATACATCAACTGACTTTGCATTGCCATCTACGATGAAGGATGCAGGAATGTTGGCCCTTTGGTCAACTTCAAGCTGAGCACCCCGCTCATGTAAGATGGGTGCAACATTAATCCTCAAATCTGTCACCCTTCCTTGATCATGCTCATCTTTAAGATGGATCCGCAAATTGCACATCCAAGCTATTATAGCAATATCAAAGTCCAGGAGCAACCCTGCAAAAACAGCACTCCCATTATACTATTACCGAAATACCCAGGCAAGTCCCTACATTCCATAACCGCAGGCAGCAAGGACCGCCTGCTGAAAGGCCTCATCGATTTCGCCTGTGGCGTGGGATTTGCTACCAAGAAAATGCAAGCAGAGATGACCGGCAAATCCATTATCGTAAATCGAGTAACTACCTCGGGGGTAGCCCGAGAAACTCGCCGCGTACCGTTGCCCATCGATCAAAGCCCAAGCCGGCCGGGGAACGTCCTCTAGATGCTCATCGTAAATATTGAGCAAGGTCTGGGTATCTTCTTTGGTCATCGGCTCAGCATCAATGTGAAAATACCCGTGATAACGAATCAAATTAATTGAAAGCTGGGTCTTCACATCCACGATGGTAAACTGACTCTGATTAGCAATCAACGGCTCGATCTCAGAAAAGGAAGCTAAGAGCACATCACTGCTGGTCACCGGAACATCAACTGGAATCACAAGTTCCTGACCAATGCGAATAAGTGCTGGATTGCGTAGCCCATTTAGTTCCGCAAGAATGGTGATACTAACCCCATACATCCGGGAAATATCCCAAAGGCTTTCCTTGTCTTTCACCGTGTGAAAGACAGCCTGTCCCGGGGTAGCTAGGGTCCGCAGTAAGGATCTAGTCTGCTCATTTACCCCTCCGGTAACTTGCAGACCACGCTCCAATTGAAAGCTTTCGATAGCCTGGCAGGTCCGCTCATCCAAAGACCCATTGGGAACCCCATCTAAGTAGCCGAGCGTGATTAACCAGTGTTGAATCAACACATGCTCAGCATAAAGAGCTGCCTCCTGCCCATGGACAGGTAGTGTATATGCTGTAAGGAGCACAATCAGTAAAGCTAGAGCTTGTCGCCGCATTGCCTACCTCCTAGGAAATCCCCAGCAACCTCTTAATGTCGGACAATGCTTGCAGGGTAGCCTGTCTACCTGCTTCTATGGCTTCCTCTGCCCTTTCTAGTTCTGCCGAACCAATATCCCATACTGGCGGTAACAGGATAATGTCCGCTGGGTTCTCCTTGATTTGGAACAATTCCTTCCCCATGATATCCGTTGTCTGGGCAATAATTTCGATGACATTTCCTACTGGGTTCTTCGATACTAGGTCCCGAAAGGTTGCCGTGACATTAACCCCGACAACTACATCAGCACCCATCTGTCGTACTACACCCGATGGTAAGCGTTCTAAAACCGCTCCATCGACTAAAAGCGCATCATCTATCCGATGGGGACCAAAAACACCAGGAATAGAAATGCTCGCCCTTACCGCGTCGGCGGCATTTCCTTCCTTTAGAATCACTAGCTCACCGGTTTCAATATTGGTAGCTACCACCTGGGTAGGAATATCTAGATCCTCTAGGTTCTTTTGCTTCGTCAAGAGTCGAAGAAGACTATAAATCCGCTCTCCTCGGATGAATCCTTGACGGGGCACCCGAATATCTAGGAGTTGATCGAGCCGCATATTACAAGCAAGCTCCCCTAACATGTGGGTCTCGGCCCCGGCAGCATAGATCACGCCAATTACGGCTCCCATACTACAACCGGCAATGTAGTCAATGGGTACCTCATGCTCCACCAAAACTTGTAGTACACCAATATGGGCAAGTCCTCGGGATGAACCAGCCCCTAAGGCTATACCTAGTTTCTTTCGTTTATCTCCCATATGATACCTTACGCCCCCTGATTATGGGTAAACCCCTTGGCAACGTCTGCCTTATTGCTTGCCCTTGCTAACTTACAATGATACTTTTCCCTAACCTGCTGAGTACGCCCTGCCCGAGGGAAGGAGCGTTTTCGTATCCCAGAGACTCCAAAACCATGCATAATTCACTAGTCACCATAATATTAATCTAGCAGTACGGCCAAGTATCATCAAGCAATAAGGGAGCAGTTTCCATGAAACCTCTGCGTAAGAAAAAGGCAACCGCTTATTTCATGGCCTTAATCGCCATCGTCCTCACCATCTCTGTGGTACGCTATCCTGAGGACGCCTTCCAAGCATCATTATACGGACTTGATCTTTGGTTTAAGGTGGTTTTGCCCGCTCTGCTTCCTTTCTTTGCCCTAGCGGAAATCTTAATGGGACTAGGTGTAGTTCATTTCATGGGCGCGCTCCTAGAACCCTTAATGCGTCCCCTCTTTGCTATCCCAGGAACCGGCGGATTTGCGCTTGCCATGGGTCTTGCCTCTGGATATCCCATTGGTGCGAAGATCACTGGTCGTCTGAGAAGGGAAAATCTGTGCTCCCAAGCCGAAGCAGAGCGTCTTGTTGCCTTTGCAAACACAGCAGATCCATTGTTCATCATCGGTGCCGTCGCCGTGGGCATGTTCGGCATGCCTCAACTTGGTGCTATACTAGCACTTTCCCATTATCTTTCCGTGATTATGCTTGGTTTTATTATGCGTTTCCATGGCCCCAAATCCGATAGAACCTCCGAGGCACGACCTAAGGAGAATATTTTATCCCGCGCCCTGCGGGAACTGTATCGGGCCAGAGCCGCCGATGGACGAACCTTTGGACACTTACTCAGTGATTCCATCAAGGATGCCTTCTCTTCCCTATTCTTCGTCGGTGGATGCATTATCATGTTTTCGGTGCTGATCCGTA is a window from the Limnochordia bacterium genome containing:
- the ylbJ gene encoding sporulation integral membrane protein YlbJ, which encodes MKPLRKKKATAYFMALIAIVLTISVVRYPEDAFQASLYGLDLWFKVVLPALLPFFALAEILMGLGVVHFMGALLEPLMRPLFAIPGTGGFALAMGLASGYPIGAKITGRLRRENLCSQAEAERLVAFANTADPLFIIGAVAVGMFGMPQLGAILALSHYLSVIMLGFIMRFHGPKSDRTSEARPKENILSRALRELYRARAADGRTFGHLLSDSIKDAFSSLFFVGGCIIMFSVLIRILTLAGITDLLASVFAVILRPFGINKTIIPALISGSFEITIGSEMASHAAAPLIERIIAASAIIAWSGFSVHAQVASMVYGTDIRIFPYMLARALHSILAVITTMFLLGPGVPLVSRLLTVPTMVQDTSSIHSPLSRFLTATLNASWFLVIPLGLLLGGILVRSIKLIWFRIRMPRD
- a CDS encoding lactonase family protein, with the translated sequence MTSPQPYYVYVGTYTSLIYICQFDLLKGTLRSLGTASGSMNPSYLAIHPGRGYLYAVNELPESEAAVSSYSIDPRTGLLTLLNKECTQGAAPCYVSIDGTGEYLFVANYTGGSVIMFPILGDGSIGQALTIIRHEGSSVHPHRQEGPHPHSIVTDPTNTYLLVPDLGTDRIFIYNKEAGLHRAGFAEVQPQAGPRHITFHPQGLFAYVINELDATITVFRPGTAWDELIPVQTVSTVPTGHAENTGADIHVHPSGRILYGSNRGHDSLVIYQIDQDTGKLAYVDHQTTLGKTPRNFVIDPTGRWLLVANQDSDTIIVFAIDQRTGRLRTNGQFLEVPRPVCVKMAQIS
- the rpmF gene encoding 50S ribosomal protein L32, coding for MALPKRRHSKARVRTRRNSVRTKTPNLVECPQCHEPRLPHRACPNCGTYKGRQVITIKAE
- a CDS encoding LysM peptidoglycan-binding domain-containing protein, with product MRRQALALLIVLLTAYTLPVHGQEAALYAEHVLIQHWLITLGYLDGVPNGSLDERTCQAIESFQLERGLQVTGGVNEQTRSLLRTLATPGQAVFHTVKDKESLWDISRMYGVSITILAELNGLRNPALIRIGQELVIPVDVPVTSSDVLLASFSEIEPLIANQSQFTIVDVKTQLSINLIRYHGYFHIDAEPMTKEDTQTLLNIYDEHLEDVPRPAWALIDGQRYAASFSGYPRGSYSIYDNGFAGHLCLHFLGSKSHATGEIDEAFQQAVLAACGYGM
- a CDS encoding patatin-like phospholipase family protein — encoded protein: MGDKRKKLGIALGAGSSRGLAHIGVLQVLVEHEVPIDYIAGCSMGAVIGVIYAAGAETHMLGELACNMRLDQLLDIRVPRQGFIRGERIYSLLRLLTKQKNLEDLDIPTQVVATNIETGELVILKEGNAADAVRASISIPGVFGPHRIDDALLVDGAVLERLPSGVVRQMGADVVVGVNVTATFRDLVSKNPVGNVIEIIAQTTDIMGKELFQIKENPADIILLPPVWDIGSAELERAEEAIEAGRQATLQALSDIKRLLGIS
- a CDS encoding DUF177 domain-containing protein produces the protein MRIHLKDEHDQGRVTDLRINVAPILHERGAQLEVDQRANIPASFIVDGNAKSVDVYLLGTLTNAGKSIVFSGRVSASVPVNCHRCLRDFVLPINSKVLEEFHRRPVGLVTDEETEDVQPEDDDGYVFTGNTIDLGEMVREYLVLAMPIKTVCSPECRGICRVCGQDLNQGDCQCKIDDFNPRFAVLGELLEKMKEEE
- a CDS encoding Fic family protein — encoded protein: MQYITVKQASERWGISDRRVRVLCAQGRIEGVIQKGRSYLIPADTLKPVDGRRLRGKEIPEQYAALFASVDGMKAELDRRRPLTSGELKRLQDEFLVDFTYNSNAIEGNTLTLQETALVLEGVTIDKKPLKDHLEAVGHRDAFLYVVSLVSDKIPITERIIREIHSLVLINRAKDKGVYRRIPVNIMGAHHEPPEPYLVSVQMERLVSDLSRDNRHTIETAALFHLRFEGIHPFIDGNGRTGRLILNLMLMQAGYPPIDVKFADRRKYYSCFDSYYRDNDASQMVNMVGKYVKERLSQYLSLLQDEKRPRA